In Helianthus annuus cultivar XRQ/B chromosome 8, HanXRQr2.0-SUNRISE, whole genome shotgun sequence, a single genomic region encodes these proteins:
- the LOC110873153 gene encoding metalloendoproteinase 1-MMP, with product MFQLFSYKTFFFLSLLPHLFPARTIPGTLIPVDLSQTATWHNFVNLIDAGKGFKFSGMSELKKYFHRFGYLQNDEENFTDLFDDSFESAVVNYQKNLGLTVTGKLDAGTITQIMSPRCGVRDSVIHVNKNYAYFEGEPRWGRSAHAKLTYAFSGGHMINNLNFSDVSEAFRRSFSRWSAVIPVNFSESDDYPSADIKIGFYEGDHGDEEPFDGVLGVLAHAFSPENGRLHLDVAETWAVDFESSKSKVAVDLESVATHEIGHVLGLAHSKVKGAVMYPSLSPRSKKVDLKVDDVVGIQALYGSNPDFQYSSLVESVMSSSWFIVVNPLKWLTYLVTVVGVLL from the exons ATGTTTCAGTTATTCAGTTACAAGactttcttctttctctctctcctcCCACACCTCTTTCCCGCCAGAACCATTCCGGGCACTTTAATCCCGGTCGACCTCTCACAAACCGCCACGTGGCATAACTTTGTCAACTTAATCGACGCCGGTAAGGGTTTCAAATTTTCCGGCATGTCGGAGCTCAAAAAATACTTCCACCGATTCGGATACCTCCAAAACGACGAAGAAAACTTCACGGATCTATTCGACGACAGTTTCGAATCCGCAGTCGTAAACTACCAGAAAAATCTCGGACTCACGGTCACCGGAAAACTCGACGCCGGTACCATCACGCAGATCATGTCACCGCGCTGTGGGGTTAGAGATTCCGTAATCCACGTCAACAAAAACTACGCGTATTTTGAAGGTGAGCCGCGGTGGGGGAGATCAGCGCACGCTAAGCTAACGTACGCCTTTTCCGGCGGTCATATGATCAATAATTTGAATTTTTCCGACGTGAGTGAAGCTTTCCGGCGATCGTTTTCCCGGTGGTCAGCCGTGATTCCGGTGAACTTTAGTGAATCAGACGATTACCCGTCAGCCGATATTAAAATCGGGTTTTATGAAGGTGATCACGGCGATGAAGAGCCGTTCGACGGCGTGTTAGGGGTTTTGGCACACGCTTTTTCACCCGAAAACG GTAGACTACATTTGGATGTAGCTGAAACGTGGGCCGTTGATTTTGAATCCAGTAAATCAAAGGTGGCCGTTGATTTGGAATCGGTCGCGACTCATGAAATCGGGCATGTACTCGGGTTGGCCCATTCGAAGGTTAAAGGGGCGGTTATGTACCCAAGTTTGAGTCCGAGAAGTAAGAAAGTGGATCTTAAAGTCGATGATGTGGTGGGTATCCAGGCGTTATACGGGTCAAACCCGGATTTTCAATATAGTTCGTTGGTTGAATCTGTTATGTCTTCTAGTTGGTTTATTGTTGTAAACCCATTGAAATGGTTGACTTATTTAGTTACGGTTGTAGGGGTTTTATTGTGA